DNA from Streptomyces luteogriseus:
GGGACGCCCGCCCGCCGCGCCTCGAGGACCGCGTCGGCCGTGCCCCCGCCCCTGCCGCTCGGGGGCTCGCCGTTCCACACGGCGACGAGCCGGTCGGCGCGTTCCAGCAGGACGGCGTTGGCGGCGTCGTACGCCGGTCTCCCGGCTGTGCCGTAGGGCAGTACGACCACCTCGTCGGCGGCTTCGACGAGCCGGTCGAACGCCTGCGCGTGGTCGGCCCCGACGTGCTTGCGGCGGTAGTCCTCGGACGGCACGACCACGACCAGACGCCCGCCGTGTGCCAGGACGACCTCGGCGAACAGGGCGTCGGAGCCCCTGGCGAGGCACGAGACGCCGACCAGTCCGGCCGCGGCGGCATGCTGCTCGAGCAGCGTGTCCAGGGCCGCGCGCACCAGGGGGACGCTGTCCTCGGTCAGGTCCATGTGCCCGGTCACCGCGAGGGTCGTCACGTCCCCTCCCCCTTTCGCGTGACTACGGGTCACGTCCGGCCCTGATCCTATGCGGCGCCCGGGACGCGCCCAGGTCTCGTCGGCGACCGCGCAGGCATCTAATTCGGTCAAGTCGATCCCGGTCCTCCCAACTGGTGCGGATCGGCTTCGGCTTGCTCTCGAACCCCCCTAGAATCGGCGCACCATCACGACCGCACACAATCGTCCTGTGGCAGGAAATACTGCGCCGGGCGCGAGCTTCCCAGCCTCGTCCCCCGGTGCGTGACGTTCGCGAACGGGGGATGTTGGGATGCCCGCTGCCCATGAGGCCGACGGGGCGCTGTTCTCGTTACCCATGGTCGTCCCCAGGACGACCGAGTACACGCGCCTCGGTGTGCCGCCCGAGGCGACGGCCGACGAGATCCGTGCGGCCGCCAACCGTAACGACGCCCGGCTGAGGGCCCGCGGCGCGAGCGACGAGGAGATCGCCGCCGCGCACGCCGCCAGTATCGAGAACGCCGAGGCCCGCGCCGCGCACGACGCCCGTTACCCACCCCTTCCGCTGCTGCGCCTCGTACCGACCTGGGAGCCGATCCTCGACGCGGACGAGAAGGCGATCGGCCTGTCCGTGTTGCGCAGGGAGATCGAAGCCTTCCTCATCGCGGCGGGCGAGCCGGTCCACCACCCCATGGACACCACCCGCACCGATTTCACCGGCGACTTCACCCGCACCCATCTGCTCGACGGCTTCGCCGACGAGTGAACCCCGGAGGTCCCCCATGGAAGACGAGATGCACCGGGTCGTCGGCATCGACCTGGGCACCACCTACTCGGCCGTGGCCGCCTACCACGCCGACGACTACGCGCCCAAGATCCTCGCCGACCCCGAACGCGAGGGCGCCGCCGCCGTCGCCATGCCCTCGGTCGTCCGGCTCGACACGGCCACCGGGATGCTGGTCGTCGGTCACGACGCCAAGGACGCCATCAGCGAGGGGCCGGGTGCCGAGGGCACCTTGGTGGAGATCAAGCGCGAGATGGGAGCGGTGTTCGACGAGCAACTGCTCGAACGCTTCGGCGCGCGGGGCATCTACCAGGTGGGCGACCCCGTGCGGGCCAGGCTCGGCGACGAGTGGCTGCGACCGCAGGAGATCAGCGCACTGGTGCTGATGAAGATGAAGCGGATCGCCGAGCGGTCACTGGGCGGGGAGATCCACGACGCGGTGGTCACCGTGCCCGCCTACTTCATGGAGCGGCAGAAGAAGGCCACCGAGGAGGCGGCGCTGCTGGCGGGTCTGTATCCGCGTCAGCTCATCCCCGAGCCCACCGCCGCGGCCATCGCCTACGGAGTCGACAGGGCCGAGTCCGAACGGCAGGTCTACCTCGTCTTCGACCTGGGCGGCGGCACGTTCGACGTGTCGATCATCGAGACCCGTGAGGACGAGATCGAGGTCATCGCGACCGCGGGTGACCAGCGGCTCGGCGGCGGCGACTTCGACGACGTCGTGGCGGAGTGGATCGTCCGGGAGCTCGGCGACGCCCTCCCCGAGGACGTCCAGCCGCTCCAGATCAAGGCGGCCGCCGAGGCGGCGAAGCGCGAGCTGTCCCTGCGCTCCGCGACCACCGTCGACCTCGGTGGCGGGACGCGTGCGCTGGAGCTCGACAGAGACACCTTCGAGACGCTGATCCAGCCGATCCTCGACCGGTCCCTGAAGCAGGTCGACGAGGCACTGAAGTTCGCCCGGAGCGCCAAGGGCGTGCTGCCCGAGCATGTCAACGCCGTGCTGCTCGTGGGTGGTTCGACGCGTATCCCGCAGGTCAAGCGGATGCTTCTGAACCACTTCGACCGGGACGAGGGGTTCGTACGCGGCGACGCCAACCCCGACACCCTGGTCGCCCGGGGCGCGGCGATCGTCGCCAACCGGTTCGAGGCCTCACCCGCCTTCGACCTCGCGAGCCGGCCCACCGCCGAGCGGTCCGCGGACGAGCAGGACTACGCCGTCACGCTGATCACCGAGCACACCCTGGGCGTCGGGGTGCAGGACGGCGAGCTCAGCATGCTGATCCCGCGCGGCACCAAGATCCCCGCGCGCCAGGTGCGGACGTACACCAACCCCGATCAGGCCCCCCGCATCGAGGCGGTGATCTACCAGGGCGAGGACAAGTACGTCTACAACAACACCCTCGTCGGCACGATCCACCTCGACGACATCGAGCGCCGCCCGCAGGGCTACCACGAGTTCGAGGTCGAGTTCTCGCTCGACGTGAACGGACTGCTCGGGGTGCAGGTCACCCACACCAACACCGGGCGGGAGTACCAGGCGACGTTCGACCAGAGCACCACCATCGGCAAGCTGGACGAGCTGGCGGAGCGGCGGGCGGCACTGGTGCGGTTGTTCGCGACGGACGGGCAGCCCGGCGCCGGGATGCCGACCGTGGGTCAACAGCGGGTCGGATCGGCGGAGTTCACCGTCCCTGCACCGGTCGCCGCCACGGTCCCGGGACCGGTCACGGCCGAGGTTCCGGCCCCGGCCGGGACCGGATTGCCGGGCCCGGTGGCCCCCGGCTCCACCGGCCCGGCCGCCACCGGCTCGCCCGGCCCCGTCGCCGCCGGTTTGCCTGACCCCGCCGCCGGCTTGCCGGACCCGGTCGCCGCCGGAGTGCCCGGGCCGGTCGCCGCCACGGCGCCCGCCTCCGTCCCCGCTCAGGGCGCGGCTCCCTCCGCCGGTGGCGACGCCGGGATCGACCCCGCGGTCGTGCCGGCCGAGTACCGCCGCATGGTCAAGAAGGCCTTGCGGGCGGGCCGCGACGGGCAGGCCTCGCCCGCCCTCACCGCCGCCCTGGGCGCGTTCTGGGACGCGGTGCGCGCCGGTGCCGACGAGGACACGCTGGACGAGCTCGCCGACGGGCTCGAGGACGAGCTTTGACCACGACCCTGGAGGCCTCGCACGCGGCCGTCGCCGCGGAGCTCGACGCCGAGTACGTCGGCGTCGGCTGGTGGGGCACGCTCTATCGCGCGCCGCACCGCCGCCGCTGGTACCGGCTGGTCCCCGTCGAGGAGATCGACGGCGACCAGCGCTCCGAACTGCTGGCCTGGCACACCCGGCCGCGCAGGCCGGAGCTGGTTCCCGTGGTCCCCGGCGAGCAGGGCGAGCAACGGCAGCTCGCCGGGCGCTGGTTCCAGGTCGTCAGCTACGAGACCGACGCGCCCCGCGCGCTCGCCGACGCCCTCTCCGAGGACACGGCGGCCGCACGGCTCGCGTCCGTGGCCGGGGCACTGCGTGCGCTCCCGGCCTGGCGCTCCGCGATCGGCCCCGAGCTGGTGGCCCTGCCCGCGGACATCGTGCTGGGCGGACACGGCCCGCTGCTGCTGCCCCTGCCCGCCTGGGGAGCACCGTCCGTCGGTCAGCTCTTCGCGGAGCCGGAGCGTCTGGCGCACCTCGCGCCGGAAGCGGCTCGCGGTCTCCCGGCCGGCGACCGGGACCCCGGTCTGCACGCCCTGGGCGTCGCGGCCCTGGGCTGCTTCGAGTCACCGCCGGACGCCGACAGCGAACGGCTCCTGCAACGGGCGGCGTGTGCCGCCGTGTTCGCCTCCCGGCCGCACGGCAGCAGGCTGCCGTCCTGGACGCGGCGCGTGGAGCCGGTCCGGGCGGCGCACGAACAGTTGCGCGCCCTCACCTCGGGATCGCGGCCCGTCGATCCGCTGCGCCTCGCCGACACCCTCGACGAGGCGCGGCACGCGATGGATCCCCTGGTCGCGGTGCACGCCCTCCGTGCCGAGGGCAGGCCGCGCAAGGCCGTCGGACTCACCCACGCGGCCCTGGTCGACAGCCCCGGCTACCCGCTGCTGATCCTCGCCGCCGAGATCGCCCACCAGGACCTGCACGACCCGCTGGAGGCGCTGTCGCTCCTGGAGCGCGCGGTACAGGCGGACCCGGAGCGCAGCGAGGCGTACACGGCACAGCTGTCGATCATCGGTGGTCTGTGGGCGGTCGTGCAGGGACGGCTCGCCGGGGCCACGGACGGCTCGTTCGCCCACCGGCTCCTGGCCACGGCCCGCACGGCATTCGACGGGCTGCCGCCCGACCGGCGCCGCGAACACGCCCACGAGATGGCCCTGTGCCTCATCGGCCAGGGCGAGCTGGCCGAGGCCAACGCGTTCGCGCACCGCTGGCTGCACGACGGGTCCACGCTGATGTGGTGGCGTCTGGACCTCATGCTCGACTACGCCGTCACCTTCCTGCTGCTCGACCGGCTGGACGAGGCGGAGCAGGTCGCCGAACAGGTCGGGGCCGGTTTACGGCGCCTCAGGGAGAACGGTCAGATGACCCGGCGCGACATCCACGAACACGGCATGAGGTACGCGGACCTCGTCCGGAAGCTGCACGACAGGCGCAACGGCGGGAGCCGCGGGTGATCACGATTCTGCTGGCGGTCGTCCTGCCCCTGCTGCTCCTCGCCGTCCTGACCGGTGCCGGGTACTTCCTCCTGGTGCTGCCCAGTCGCTGGCGGCTGCCGTACGAGCGGTCACTGGCACTTCTCGACAGCGACGACCGCGACGAGCTGGAGCGCGCCGACCAGTTGCTGGGGCAGGCCGTCAACGCGGGGCCACGGGGCCGGGCGCTCGACCGGATCCGGTTCGCCCAGGCCTGCGCGCGGGCCATGCTGGGGCGGTACGAGCCGGCCCGCTACGGAGCCGCCGCGACCGTCATCGACGAGCTGATCGCCGCCGAGGGCCGCACGGAGGACACCGCCTACCTCGAGCTGTGGGTGCAGGCACAGCTGAGGAACCACGACCGTGTCACCGACCTGTACACGGAACACACCGCGCTGCTGGACACCCGCCCGCAGAGCCGCCGTATCGCTGCCGTCTCCCACCTCCAGCTGGCCGTCGAGCACTGGCGGCGGCGGGAGACCGACGGGGCGCTGCACCACTTCGACCGGGTCCGGGAACTGGGAGAACTCACCGACCGGATCCCGCCCGAGGTCAACGACCTGCAACTCGTCAAGGGCGTGCAGTCGGTGTTCGACGGGCGCACCGAGGACGCCCGCGAGGCGTTCACCGGCGCGCGGGAGCGCGCCGCCTCCCGCGGATTGCCCACGGTAGAGGCGGAGTTGGGGGTCCTGGTCTGCGACTGGGCGGACGGCGATCCCGCCGAGCTGGGCGAGCGGCTGGAACGGCTGAGCCGCCAGATGGCGGGCCTCCCGGCCGACGAGCCCACGACAGGACTGCTGCGCACCGGCGTCGAGGTGCTGCGGCTGGTCGCGTTGGTGCGGGAGTGGCTCGGCAGGCCCCCGCAGTCCGGGGCACCGTGGCCGGCCGACGTCGAGGAACTGGAGCGGCGGGCGGCCGCGGTGCGCGAGGCGGACCCCGACCTCGGTGACGCCGCGCTCGTCGAGGGCCTGGTCCGCTACTACTTCGCCCTGAGCCGGCCCGAGCGCGAGCGGGCCCTGGACATGCTGGACAAAGGAAGGAACCTCGCCAGGGGCATCACGCTGCCCGAGGTGCTGGACCTGATGGAACGGGAACGGGCCCTGGGCGACGACGGGGACGCCCTCTCCCGCTACCTGGTCCTGGTGAGCGAGTTCCTCGACGATCCCGACCGCTCGCCCGAGGACCGGGCCCACTATCGCCGACTCAAGGACAGGTTCGGGCAGTTCGGCGCTGCGGGAGACCTCGACACGACGCCCATGCCCCGGCAGCGGGCCCCCCAGGACGACCTGCGGCGCCGCAACGAGGCACTGCGCCGCCGCGTCGAACTGATCGTGTACCCGAGAATCCGTGACCTCCCCGAGGACGCCCCCGCCAAGGTCGCCCTGCGCGCGCTGATGGAGGAACTCGAGGCCGCCTCCCGGGTGTACGGCGACGGCGCCGAGGTGCTGCACCGAGCGGAGCACAAGCTCATCACCACCACAGGAGAGATCCTGCTGCCCGAGGAGAGCGATGACCAGGATCGTGCCTAGGCGCCTCGCGCCCCGGCGACGGGACGGCGCACCGACGCCCGGGCGGCTGGCCGGCCTGCTGCCCGGGCGGGGCCGTACGTTGGACCGCGCCGCGCTGCTCGACCGGCTCCCGACCGTGGAGAGCCGGCCGGCGGCGGACGAGAAGCAGCTCTTCGAACAGGCCGGGCTGGCCCGGGTGTTGCTGCTGATGGTGAAGGTCGACCAGGAGTCCGAGTACCTGCTCTGCCGGGAGCTGGCCGCGCACGCGCTGGGTTCGGTGCCCGATCCCGGCGAGGTGTCGGAGCTCGGGGAGTCGCCGTATTCCGGAGGGGAGTCCGCATGACCGGTCCGTCGGACGACCGCCACTCGTTCCGGGACGTCGGCCCCGTCCAGTCGCTGCGGACGCCGTCCTTCGAGTTCGCGGAGGTCACCCGCCACGCCGACCTCGCTGAGCACGACCGTCGGCTGGACGAGCTGGCCCGCCGCGCGCACACCGCTCCGGTCGCGGACCGCCTGCTGGAACTGTCCACCATGGCCTCGGACACGCTCCAGGAGATGTCGCTGGTCATCGGCGACGACGGCGAGGACCTCCTGGAGGACGGCCGGGCGAACGCCCACGCCGGTGAGTACGGCACGGCCCTGGAGCTGCTG
Protein-coding regions in this window:
- a CDS encoding Hsp70 family protein; translation: MEDEMHRVVGIDLGTTYSAVAAYHADDYAPKILADPEREGAAAVAMPSVVRLDTATGMLVVGHDAKDAISEGPGAEGTLVEIKREMGAVFDEQLLERFGARGIYQVGDPVRARLGDEWLRPQEISALVLMKMKRIAERSLGGEIHDAVVTVPAYFMERQKKATEEAALLAGLYPRQLIPEPTAAAIAYGVDRAESERQVYLVFDLGGGTFDVSIIETREDEIEVIATAGDQRLGGGDFDDVVAEWIVRELGDALPEDVQPLQIKAAAEAAKRELSLRSATTVDLGGGTRALELDRDTFETLIQPILDRSLKQVDEALKFARSAKGVLPEHVNAVLLVGGSTRIPQVKRMLLNHFDRDEGFVRGDANPDTLVARGAAIVANRFEASPAFDLASRPTAERSADEQDYAVTLITEHTLGVGVQDGELSMLIPRGTKIPARQVRTYTNPDQAPRIEAVIYQGEDKYVYNNTLVGTIHLDDIERRPQGYHEFEVEFSLDVNGLLGVQVTHTNTGREYQATFDQSTTIGKLDELAERRAALVRLFATDGQPGAGMPTVGQQRVGSAEFTVPAPVAATVPGPVTAEVPAPAGTGLPGPVAPGSTGPAATGSPGPVAAGLPDPAAGLPDPVAAGVPGPVAATAPASVPAQGAAPSAGGDAGIDPAVVPAEYRRMVKKALRAGRDGQASPALTAALGAFWDAVRAGADEDTLDELADGLEDEL